The Faecalibacter sp. LW9 genome has a segment encoding these proteins:
- a CDS encoding DNA starvation/stationary phase protection protein encodes MNFLNKDQVNKIADVLKQLLADETILYLKTRNAHWNVEGPDFQQAHVYFETQYNELQLVIDEVAEKIRTKDVYAPATMSEYLQLTHLKENKIDKHDSLTFMQELLNDYEIIIAFLNQSIVEIEDLKDVSTSDYLVGLLEQHQKTAWMLRSHLK; translated from the coding sequence ATGAATTTTTTAAATAAAGATCAAGTGAATAAAATCGCCGATGTATTAAAACAGTTATTAGCTGACGAAACAATTTTATATTTAAAAACGCGTAATGCCCATTGGAATGTTGAAGGTCCAGATTTTCAACAAGCACATGTGTATTTTGAAACGCAATATAATGAATTGCAGTTAGTAATTGATGAGGTAGCTGAAAAAATCCGTACAAAGGATGTTTATGCACCTGCAACAATGAGTGAGTATTTGCAGTTAACTCACTTAAAAGAGAACAAAATCGACAAGCACGATAGTTTAACATTCATGCAAGAGTTATTGAATGATTATGAAATTATTATTGCTTTCTTAAATCAATCAATTGTTGAAATTGAAGATTTAAAAGATGTTTCTACTTCAGACTACTTAGTTGGTTTGTTAGAACAACATCAAAAAACTGCTTGGATGCTTAGATCGCATCTTAAATAA
- a CDS encoding DUF4252 domain-containing protein gives MKKIIFFFAFVFATTLQAQMNKFDQLFKQLENKKGITTLHINKSMLQSLKSNESKMSSKDLKDFNDFTKNIEHVKLIVVDKNMNKKIHDDLKNTLKAVKLEELMTINKDGNKVKFYTENAKASQYKNLLMDVSTPTETVYMVIKGNLKKEDIQKSILLKTK, from the coding sequence ATGAAAAAGATAATATTCTTCTTTGCATTTGTATTTGCAACAACATTACAAGCACAAATGAACAAGTTTGATCAATTATTCAAACAATTAGAAAATAAAAAAGGCATTACTACACTTCACATCAACAAATCGATGCTTCAAAGTCTGAAATCCAACGAATCTAAAATGTCTTCAAAAGACTTGAAGGATTTTAATGATTTTACAAAAAATATAGAACATGTGAAATTGATTGTCGTAGATAAAAACATGAATAAAAAAATTCACGATGATTTAAAGAATACTCTGAAAGCGGTCAAGTTAGAAGAATTAATGACTATCAATAAAGATGGAAATAAAGTCAAGTTTTATACAGAGAATGCGAAAGCAAGTCAGTATAAAAATCTTTTAATGGATGTTTCAACTCCAACAGAAACAGTGTATATGGTTATTAAAGGTAACCTTAAAAAAGAGGATATACAGAAATCGATTCTTTTAAAAACAAAATAA
- the uvrA gene encoding excinuclease ABC subunit UvrA: MDKEFIEVYGAREHNLKNIDVKIPRNELVVITGLSGSGKSSLAFDTIYAEGQRRYIETFSAYARQFLGGLERPDVDKIDGLSPVIAIEQKTTSKNPRSTVGTITEIYDYLRLLFARVSTAYSLDTNEPMISYTDDQIIELIRKNFTDKKIAILAPLVRSRKGHYRDLFVQYSRKGFLEMRINGEVKEIAPGMMLDRYKTHDIELVVDKIKLSDKITDERLQSSLTQAMNQGNGIIMILDYETEQAKFYSKNLMCPSTGMSYALPEPNTFSFNSPKGACPTCAGLGELKEVNMEKLITDPKKSLIENLKESFVLIKNTSRITKQLEGIFAKYAMDEKTKYKDLPDALLQDVFHGLVENFVVDLKFASVKKTYKIDFEGLIPYFQEIIDDKTNPNSNSISKLLARKIECPTCKGYRLNNESLHFRIDDKHIGEVANLDLNTLYEWISNVPMHLSSTQQQIGFEILKEIATRLSFLLDVGLDYLSLNRSSKTLSGGEAQRIRLATQIGSQLVNVLYIMDEPSIGLHQRDNVKLIESLKKLRDIGNSVLVVEHDKDMILEADHVIDVGPKAGKNGGQIVWEGHPKEMLKSNTLTSQYLNRDRMIEVPQERRKGNGNVLKLSGATGNNLKNVSIEIPLGALTVVSGVSGSGKSTLINETLYRILNKHFFRAEKEPMPYKKIEGLEHLDKVIEVDQSPIGRTPRSNPATYTGIFSDIRSLFTNLPEAKIRGYKPGRFSFNVKGGRCETCQGAGLRVIEMNFLPDIHVNCETCNGKRFNRETLEIRYKGKSIADVLDMTVNEAVEFFEPIPKIFRVVKMLQDVGLGYITLGQQSTTLSGGEAQRVKLATELSKKQTGKTIYILDEPTTGLHFEDINILMKVIDKIVEYGNTVIIIEHNLDVIKLADHVIDIGSEGGRNGGKVVAQGSPEEIAKNKKSVTGKFLKDEL; the protein is encoded by the coding sequence ATGGATAAAGAATTTATTGAAGTTTACGGCGCACGAGAGCATAATCTAAAAAATATAGATGTCAAAATCCCTCGAAACGAATTAGTCGTTATCACAGGATTAAGTGGTAGTGGTAAATCTTCATTAGCGTTTGATACGATTTATGCAGAAGGACAACGTCGTTACATCGAAACTTTTTCGGCTTATGCTCGTCAATTTTTAGGTGGTTTAGAACGACCAGATGTCGATAAAATAGATGGACTTTCTCCTGTAATTGCAATCGAACAAAAAACGACTTCAAAGAATCCTCGTTCAACCGTAGGAACAATTACTGAGATCTACGATTATTTACGTTTATTATTTGCACGGGTATCTACAGCTTATTCGTTGGATACAAACGAACCAATGATTTCTTATACAGATGATCAAATCATTGAATTAATCCGTAAAAATTTTACCGATAAAAAAATTGCAATTTTAGCACCTTTGGTCCGATCACGTAAAGGACATTACCGCGATTTATTTGTTCAATATTCGCGAAAAGGGTTTTTAGAAATGCGTATCAATGGAGAAGTCAAAGAAATCGCTCCAGGAATGATGTTGGATCGCTATAAAACCCACGACATCGAATTGGTAGTGGATAAAATTAAATTAAGCGATAAAATTACAGACGAACGTTTACAATCCTCTCTGACGCAAGCCATGAATCAAGGCAATGGAATTATTATGATTTTGGATTATGAAACAGAGCAAGCGAAGTTTTATAGTAAAAATTTAATGTGTCCATCGACAGGGATGTCGTATGCTTTACCAGAACCAAATACATTTTCGTTTAATTCACCGAAGGGGGCATGTCCAACATGTGCTGGTCTAGGAGAATTGAAAGAAGTGAATATGGAGAAGTTAATTACTGATCCGAAGAAATCATTAATTGAAAACCTAAAAGAATCTTTTGTCTTAATCAAAAATACGTCTCGCATTACAAAACAATTGGAAGGTATTTTTGCAAAATACGCGATGGATGAAAAAACAAAATACAAAGATTTACCAGATGCATTATTGCAAGATGTATTTCATGGGTTAGTCGAAAATTTTGTTGTGGATTTAAAATTCGCATCGGTTAAAAAAACGTACAAAATTGATTTCGAAGGCTTAATTCCTTACTTTCAAGAAATTATTGATGATAAAACGAATCCCAATTCGAATTCCATTTCAAAATTATTAGCACGAAAAATTGAATGTCCTACATGTAAAGGTTATCGTTTAAATAACGAATCACTACATTTTCGAATTGATGACAAACACATCGGAGAAGTTGCTAATTTAGATTTAAATACGTTATATGAATGGATTTCAAACGTGCCGATGCATTTATCTTCAACGCAACAACAAATTGGATTTGAAATTTTAAAAGAAATTGCAACCCGTTTATCGTTCTTATTAGATGTAGGATTAGATTATTTATCATTAAACCGTTCATCTAAAACATTGTCTGGTGGTGAAGCACAGCGTATTCGTTTGGCGACTCAAATTGGATCTCAATTGGTCAATGTGTTGTACATCATGGATGAGCCAAGTATTGGGTTACATCAAAGGGATAATGTAAAATTAATCGAGTCATTAAAAAAATTAAGGGATATAGGAAACTCTGTTCTTGTGGTAGAGCACGATAAAGATATGATTCTAGAAGCCGATCATGTAATTGACGTTGGACCAAAAGCTGGTAAAAATGGAGGTCAAATTGTATGGGAAGGTCATCCAAAAGAAATGTTGAAGTCCAATACTCTTACCTCTCAATACTTGAATCGCGATCGAATGATTGAAGTGCCTCAAGAGCGACGCAAAGGGAATGGTAATGTTTTGAAATTATCCGGAGCAACAGGAAATAATTTAAAAAACGTTTCAATTGAGATTCCTTTAGGAGCTTTAACTGTCGTTTCAGGGGTATCTGGTTCAGGGAAATCAACTTTGATTAACGAAACGTTGTACCGTATTTTAAACAAACATTTCTTTAGAGCGGAAAAAGAACCGATGCCGTATAAGAAAATTGAAGGATTAGAACATTTGGATAAAGTTATCGAAGTGGATCAATCACCAATTGGACGTACCCCTCGTTCCAATCCAGCGACATATACAGGGATCTTTTCGGATATTCGTTCTTTATTTACGAATTTACCAGAAGCAAAAATACGTGGGTATAAACCTGGGCGTTTTTCTTTCAATGTCAAAGGAGGACGATGCGAAACATGTCAAGGAGCCGGTTTACGTGTAATCGAAATGAATTTCTTACCGGATATTCACGTGAATTGTGAGACATGTAACGGAAAACGTTTTAACCGCGAAACCTTAGAAATTCGATACAAAGGAAAATCCATCGCCGATGTGTTAGACATGACAGTCAATGAAGCGGTTGAATTTTTTGAACCTATTCCTAAAATTTTCCGTGTTGTAAAAATGTTACAAGATGTTGGACTAGGTTACATCACATTAGGGCAACAATCCACAACGCTAAGTGGAGGGGAAGCCCAAAGGGTAAAATTAGCCACTGAATTATCGAAAAAACAAACGGGGAAAACCATTTATATCTTAGATGAACCCACAACAGGATTACATTTCGAAGACATCAACATTTTGATGAAGGTGATTGATAAAATTGTTGAATATGGAAACACTGTGATAATCATTGAACATAATTTAGACGTAATTAAATTAGCCGATCATGTCATCGATATCGGCTCAGAAGGTGGACGAAACGGTGGAAAAGTAGTGGCGCAAGGTTCACCAGAAGAAATCGCAAAAAATAAAAAATCAGTCACAGGTAAATTCTTAAAAGACGAATTGTAA
- a CDS encoding T9SS type A sorting domain-containing protein has translation MKRKFTLPLALLGLLCFTPDVNAQFYMLGPSITASDVNNSGLVGAKGGVTDNYYWTPTAGLQHIGTLAVNTLAGQTLVSEDNDKVYAYMTNPETNNNTAAIYTISTGTWTFLQDLGGAMDNSATSPWGISKDGNHLVGLGNLADGRAHAVRWNAAGEITDIGSTVEGRYSRANAVNNDGTVVVGWQDDTTGFRQGAIWINGNQTILTDNDGNGLGEAGAVSGDGSVVVGAYGFYPYVWTANSFTTITHPQSGNFFRGGATGITEDGSTVIGYFRGWPGGPHFGEGFIWTAETGRQELNEYVQNLGIDTQGYVLALPLSISPDGTKIAGIARGTDNGQYGFYVDLTDYLNTSDQTNVTNSLKIYPNPVSDVISIEGLNGKATIDITNMIGQKIKSEETTSGKINIQNLPKGNYIITIKDGHQTTNHKFIKK, from the coding sequence ATGAAAAGAAAATTTACTTTACCATTAGCCTTGTTGGGGCTATTATGCTTTACTCCAGATGTAAATGCGCAATTTTATATGCTTGGACCATCCATTACCGCTAGTGATGTTAACAACAGCGGATTAGTTGGAGCTAAAGGAGGAGTGACGGACAATTACTATTGGACTCCTACAGCTGGATTACAACATATCGGTACATTAGCTGTGAATACATTAGCTGGTCAAACCTTAGTATCAGAAGATAATGATAAGGTGTACGCTTATATGACCAATCCTGAAACAAATAATAATACAGCAGCTATTTATACCATATCAACAGGAACATGGACATTTTTACAAGATTTAGGAGGAGCAATGGACAATAGTGCCACTTCTCCGTGGGGAATTAGCAAAGATGGGAACCATTTGGTTGGTTTAGGAAATTTAGCCGACGGACGTGCTCATGCAGTTCGTTGGAATGCTGCTGGTGAAATTACAGATATAGGAAGTACAGTTGAAGGAAGATATTCGCGTGCAAATGCAGTTAACAATGATGGAACTGTAGTTGTTGGATGGCAAGATGATACTACTGGTTTTCGTCAAGGAGCGATTTGGATCAATGGAAATCAAACGATTTTAACCGATAATGATGGTAATGGTTTAGGTGAAGCTGGTGCGGTTTCAGGAGATGGTTCAGTCGTTGTTGGTGCTTATGGATTTTATCCATACGTATGGACTGCGAATTCATTTACAACGATTACACATCCACAATCAGGAAACTTCTTTAGGGGTGGAGCGACAGGGATTACTGAAGATGGATCAACAGTCATTGGATATTTTAGAGGTTGGCCAGGTGGACCTCATTTTGGAGAAGGATTTATTTGGACTGCTGAAACTGGAAGACAAGAATTGAATGAATATGTTCAAAACTTAGGAATTGATACACAAGGGTATGTTTTAGCTCTACCCTTAAGCATTTCTCCGGATGGGACTAAAATTGCTGGTATTGCTCGTGGTACAGATAATGGTCAATATGGATTTTATGTTGATTTAACTGACTATTTAAATACTTCTGATCAAACGAATGTGACAAATTCATTAAAAATATACCCTAATCCGGTTTCGGATGTTATATCGATCGAAGGATTAAATGGTAAGGCTACGATTGACATTACCAATATGATTGGTCAAAAAATAAAATCAGAAGAAACAACTTCTGGAAAAATTAATATACAAAATCTTCCAAAAGGAAACTACATTATCACGATAAAGGATGGTCATCAAACAACTAATCATAAATTTATCAAAAAGTAA
- a CDS encoding DUF4252 domain-containing protein encodes MKYFIYLWTCIAIALTFVGCVSLHKSNMDFVASQQLRNKSSFVAVNLPTALAKPFIIRTLKKEGESKEVIAFVKNIKKARILTVANASENLRNDFNDYLEANNMEEFLSVNHEGDQIKIHARKEDKGLNRLMIRVEDQQGENVFIDVKGKFSEELITGLIAE; translated from the coding sequence ATGAAATATTTTATCTATTTATGGACCTGTATTGCTATAGCATTAACTTTTGTAGGATGTGTATCTCTTCACAAATCCAATATGGATTTTGTGGCGAGTCAGCAATTGCGCAATAAATCTTCTTTTGTCGCGGTTAATTTACCAACGGCATTAGCAAAACCGTTCATTATTCGTACACTCAAAAAGGAGGGTGAGTCCAAAGAAGTTATTGCGTTCGTAAAAAATATAAAAAAAGCTAGAATTCTTACTGTTGCGAATGCATCTGAAAATTTACGAAATGATTTTAATGATTATTTAGAGGCAAATAATATGGAAGAATTTTTAAGTGTTAATCATGAAGGAGACCAGATAAAAATTCATGCTAGAAAAGAGGATAAAGGGTTAAATCGATTGATGATTCGTGTAGAAGATCAACAAGGAGAAAATGTTTTTATCGATGTGAAGGGAAAATTTTCAGAAGAATTAATAACTGGTTTGATCGCAGAATAA
- a CDS encoding RNA polymerase sigma factor gives MDQESFKNTVFILKDKLFRLARRILVSEDEAFDVVQDILVKLWEKRMELSEIQNIEAYAVRMVNNECITRIRRHDRRESYKQSQEIQLTTEHRVEDLKPIILKFINKLPEKQRMVIHLKDVEDYDLKEIAEVLEIEEGAVRVNLTRARKKIKEQLEIFFKNERKEIKRTTSINASK, from the coding sequence ATGGACCAAGAAAGTTTCAAAAATACAGTTTTTATCCTCAAGGATAAATTGTTTCGATTGGCGAGGCGGATTCTAGTGAGTGAAGATGAAGCCTTTGATGTGGTTCAAGATATTTTAGTGAAGCTCTGGGAAAAACGTATGGAACTGAGTGAGATACAAAATATTGAGGCTTATGCAGTGCGAATGGTGAATAACGAATGCATTACGCGAATACGAAGACATGATAGAAGAGAAAGTTATAAACAATCGCAGGAAATACAATTAACGACAGAACATCGGGTAGAAGATTTAAAACCTATTATTCTAAAATTCATTAATAAATTGCCAGAAAAGCAACGAATGGTGATTCATCTAAAAGATGTAGAAGATTATGATCTGAAAGAAATCGCTGAAGTATTAGAGATAGAAGAAGGAGCTGTCCGCGTTAATCTCACCCGAGCAAGAAAAAAAATAAAAGAACAACTTGAAATATTCTTTAAAAATGAAAGAAAAGAAATCAAACGTACCACATCCATCAATGCATCAAAATGA
- a CDS encoding AraC family transcriptional regulator — protein sequence MHQKQFETLDQNLINNSKEGIRYLLKLTESNEQKNKYFIQQKYVKYQWIVFSILLLFILLLLLIFIHLRNRKKDFFSKQEEYFRLKTSELDTDLLPIEDKREKSKVIISKETEKDLLLKLKTFEKSDRYLNKDMSLALLAGQLETNTKYLSEVINTYKGKNFSAYINELRVNHIAYLLKTEPSYLNYKVSYLAEVAGFTSHSTFTTVFKSVTGISPNAYIQQLTKSMKK from the coding sequence TTGCATCAAAAACAATTTGAAACGTTAGATCAAAATTTAATAAATAACTCCAAGGAAGGAATCCGATATTTATTAAAGCTTACAGAATCGAATGAACAGAAAAACAAATATTTTATTCAACAAAAATATGTGAAGTATCAATGGATAGTATTTTCGATTCTATTACTTTTTATCCTTTTATTGCTATTGATTTTTATTCATCTAAGAAACCGAAAAAAAGATTTTTTTTCAAAGCAGGAGGAATATTTTCGTTTAAAGACATCAGAATTGGATACTGATCTTTTGCCAATTGAAGATAAAAGGGAAAAAAGTAAAGTAATCATTTCCAAAGAAACAGAAAAAGATCTATTACTAAAATTAAAGACTTTTGAAAAATCAGATCGTTATTTAAACAAAGACATGTCGTTGGCTCTTTTAGCAGGACAACTGGAAACCAATACCAAATATTTGTCGGAAGTCATAAATACTTATAAAGGAAAAAATTTTAGTGCTTATATCAATGAATTAAGAGTAAATCACATTGCCTATTTGTTGAAAACAGAACCTTCTTATTTGAATTATAAGGTGAGTTATTTAGCCGAAGTGGCAGGATTCACCTCTCACAGTACTTTTACTACGGTGTTCAAATCGGTGACCGGAATTTCGCCTAATGCTTATATCCAACAATTAACGAAATCCATGAAAAAATGA
- a CDS encoding DUF937 domain-containing protein, whose amino-acid sequence MDLTSLLQSPIGQQIIGSATQQLGINQSQAQTAVGAAIPVLLAALNKNAQSGDAEGIVNALNKHDGSILDNLAGFLNQGNAQQEGLGILGHVLGNKQENIANQIGKESGLNTEQVLKILAIVAPIVMGFLGKQKQQNNLDSNGIAGLLGGLVGGSNPASGGINLGGFEKLLDQDGDGKLGASDVMGLLGGFFKK is encoded by the coding sequence ATGGACTTAACATCACTATTACAAAGCCCAATTGGTCAACAAATTATAGGATCTGCGACACAACAATTAGGAATTAATCAGTCGCAAGCACAGACAGCAGTGGGTGCAGCAATCCCCGTACTTCTAGCCGCGCTAAATAAAAATGCGCAAAGTGGTGATGCTGAAGGAATTGTAAATGCCTTAAACAAGCATGATGGAAGCATATTAGATAATTTAGCTGGATTTTTAAATCAAGGCAACGCTCAACAAGAAGGTTTAGGAATTTTAGGACATGTATTAGGAAATAAACAAGAGAATATCGCGAATCAAATTGGAAAAGAATCGGGATTAAACACAGAGCAAGTACTAAAAATTTTAGCCATTGTAGCACCTATTGTTATGGGATTTTTAGGAAAACAAAAACAACAAAATAATTTAGATTCGAACGGAATTGCTGGTTTATTAGGTGGTTTAGTTGGAGGTTCAAATCCAGCATCTGGTGGAATAAACTTAGGAGGATTTGAAAAATTATTGGACCAAGACGGAGATGGAAAATTAGGTGCATCTGATGTTATGGGATTATTAGGAGGATTTTTCAAGAAATAA
- a CDS encoding DUF4252 domain-containing protein: MKKYIYLMVLIISTMSNAQQNKFHQFYNDFENQEGITTIKINKAMFSFLGNMDLDEDLKKMTPLFKKMNSIQMIIYDGKKNTKIKEKLISDFKNLKLEELMTINNEGNRVRFYADQASSDIFNNLMLNISTSDELLYIILDGEIKAEDLNNMISSKE; encoded by the coding sequence ATGAAAAAATATATTTACCTAATGGTATTAATCATCTCTACGATGAGTAATGCCCAACAAAACAAATTTCATCAATTTTATAATGATTTTGAAAATCAAGAGGGAATTACGACCATCAAAATCAACAAGGCAATGTTTAGCTTTTTAGGAAATATGGATTTAGATGAAGATTTAAAAAAAATGACCCCCTTGTTTAAAAAAATGAATTCAATCCAAATGATTATATATGATGGAAAAAAAAATACGAAAATCAAAGAAAAATTAATTTCAGATTTTAAAAATTTAAAATTGGAAGAGTTAATGACGATTAATAATGAAGGGAATCGGGTAAGATTTTATGCAGATCAAGCTTCATCAGATATCTTTAATAACTTAATGTTAAATATTAGTACCAGCGATGAATTACTTTATATCATTCTGGATGGTGAAATAAAAGCAGAAGATTTAAATAATATGATTTCTTCTAAAGAATAA
- a CDS encoding KUP/HAK/KT family potassium transporter, which produces MEFVSLKEYKSILSELSEDKTVNKYSTLLFYFTKSNKKNKIEKNIINSILSRRPKRADMYWFVNIVRTNQPYTLNYELIEIEPKKIYKIIFHIGFRIQPKTELYIKKIIHELYLSGELELKYLQPNLKKYNIDPDMKFILLQKFPSIESSLTLQELFTLKCYALIKKIEYNIVKSFGLEKNDVIIEQVPLYLHSKNKIELHRIK; this is translated from the coding sequence TTGGAATTTGTCAGTTTAAAAGAGTATAAAAGCATTTTATCGGAATTAAGCGAAGATAAAACGGTCAACAAATATTCGACCTTGTTGTTCTATTTTACGAAATCGAACAAAAAAAATAAGATTGAAAAGAACATTATCAATTCCATTTTATCCCGCAGACCTAAACGTGCGGATATGTATTGGTTTGTCAATATTGTTCGCACCAATCAGCCTTATACATTGAATTATGAATTAATTGAAATTGAACCCAAAAAAATCTATAAAATTATCTTTCATATCGGGTTTCGCATCCAACCTAAAACAGAATTATACATCAAAAAAATTATTCATGAATTGTATTTATCGGGAGAATTGGAACTCAAGTACCTCCAACCTAACCTGAAAAAGTACAACATTGACCCTGATATGAAATTTATATTATTACAAAAATTTCCTTCGATTGAAAGCTCTTTAACGTTACAAGAATTATTTACATTAAAATGCTATGCTTTAATTAAAAAGATTGAATACAATATTGTCAAGAGTTTTGGATTAGAGAAAAATGATGTAATTATTGAACAGGTTCCTTTATACTTACATTCTAAGAATAAAATCGAACTCCATCGCATTAAATAA
- a CDS encoding MarR family winged helix-turn-helix transcriptional regulator, translating into MLKETLTIDYLLRSTWLAVQKMYNEQASEYDSTMVYAFTLLSIDPKTGTPSTSLGPKMGIEPTSLSRTLNNLEERKFIVRKPNPEDGRSVLITLTEEGLHMRNVSKQFVLQFNNAINENIEPEKMKIFFEVMTKINHLISDRKIFKK; encoded by the coding sequence ATGTTGAAAGAGACTTTAACAATAGATTATTTATTAAGATCAACTTGGTTAGCGGTGCAGAAAATGTATAATGAACAAGCCAGTGAGTACGACTCAACAATGGTATATGCATTTACATTACTTTCGATCGATCCGAAAACAGGAACACCAAGTACTTCTTTGGGTCCAAAAATGGGGATTGAGCCAACAAGTTTATCACGAACATTAAATAATTTGGAAGAACGAAAATTTATCGTTCGTAAACCAAATCCAGAAGATGGTAGAAGTGTTTTGATTACATTAACAGAAGAAGGACTTCATATGAGAAATGTATCGAAACAATTCGTACTTCAGTTTAATAATGCGATTAATGAAAATATAGAACCCGAAAAAATGAAAATATTTTTTGAGGTAATGACAAAAATTAATCACTTAATATCAGACCGAAAAATATTCAAAAAATAA
- a CDS encoding GyrI-like domain-containing protein codes for MKQINIVLVFLIMVFVAIPFFLPNQIDEKASYEIEAPIGLVFDQFSDLREFSKWEQFTAADSLTQKKFFGGDEEEEAVEWKSHSSSVGNGKITLKDSDINKSINYNIKYEGWEEEDQMSFMFDQTPSGTTKVDVHYLSQEVPYFYRYFIFFNSPMKKVEESIQLFNDQIKVRLDKERKEGNLIYGEYRIVKLPKQILIAVKKFSKIDNDDDYMKKADEAFEVIYKALVNEEGTFDFDLGFPKIYRTEIDREKDRQTIFAGIGIIEDLPLKGSMQRVIVPEGEYLLSLHQGPRSQKKKTIELMKKYASSKKINLTEREIEVLLNDPKETDTLQLKSRIYIPIKKD; via the coding sequence ATGAAGCAAATTAATATTGTATTAGTTTTTTTAATAATGGTTTTTGTAGCCATTCCGTTTTTCTTACCAAACCAAATTGATGAAAAAGCATCGTATGAAATTGAAGCTCCTATTGGACTAGTATTTGATCAATTTTCAGATTTAAGAGAGTTCTCCAAGTGGGAACAATTTACTGCTGCAGATTCGCTGACTCAAAAGAAATTTTTTGGAGGAGATGAGGAAGAAGAAGCTGTGGAATGGAAAAGTCATTCCTCTTCGGTAGGAAATGGAAAAATTACCTTGAAAGATTCTGATATTAATAAATCAATTAATTATAACATCAAATATGAAGGTTGGGAAGAAGAAGATCAAATGAGTTTTATGTTTGATCAAACACCTTCAGGAACAACCAAAGTGGATGTTCATTATCTAAGCCAGGAAGTACCTTATTTTTACCGCTACTTTATTTTTTTCAATTCACCGATGAAAAAAGTGGAAGAATCCATTCAATTATTTAATGACCAAATCAAAGTGCGTTTAGATAAAGAACGCAAAGAAGGTAATTTAATTTATGGGGAATATCGAATTGTAAAACTTCCAAAACAAATATTAATCGCTGTTAAAAAGTTTTCAAAAATTGATAACGATGACGATTATATGAAAAAAGCAGATGAAGCATTCGAAGTTATCTATAAAGCATTGGTCAACGAAGAAGGGACATTTGATTTTGATTTAGGATTTCCTAAAATTTATCGTACAGAGATTGATCGAGAAAAAGACCGCCAAACCATTTTCGCAGGTATTGGAATCATCGAAGATTTACCCTTAAAAGGATCTATGCAACGCGTGATTGTACCAGAAGGTGAATATCTTTTATCCTTACATCAGGGACCACGTTCTCAAAAGAAAAAGACAATTGAATTAATGAAAAAATACGCATCAAGTAAAAAAATTAACTTAACTGAACGTGAAATAGAAGTGTTGTTAAATGATCCTAAAGAAACTGATACACTTCAATTAAAGTCAAGAATTTATATTCCAATTAAGAAAGATTAA